A DNA window from Helianthus annuus cultivar XRQ/B chromosome 15, HanXRQr2.0-SUNRISE, whole genome shotgun sequence contains the following coding sequences:
- the LOC110876328 gene encoding uncharacterized protein LOC110876328 has translation MNILSINIRGVTGSGKSDWVRKLKKDWRFSFLGIQETHQAGLPDQFWNSFWDRSPMEVVTVDAVGRSGGMACLWDPGVFSVDNVVKNQNFILITGRVKGVDIVLNLLCVYAPNDPGRRRLLWANLINLKPHFSGVWVAFGDFNDVRYKEERVNSIFDSLAASAFNDFIHTMGWLEYPLSGGNFTCISGHRDVKLSKLDRFLVCDDFMNKWPLAKVNVLPKGLSDHCPIFLSCINSDYGPPPFKFYNSWLDVQEVNRVITRAVGEISTIENGVVALANVLRLIKSKLKEWKERSRVIEEKDAIVLRKTLADLEKMAEVARLSEEEKKIRLNFTSKLKEMEVKKNQRLAAKGSDQMVEIWRRQFIFFSSRG, from the coding sequence ATGAATATCTTGTCGATTAATATAAGGGGTGTGACCGGGTCGGGTAAATCGGACTGGGTTAGAAAATTGAAAAAGGATTGGAGGTTTTCGTTTCTGGGCATCCAGGAGACTCACCAAGCTGGTCTCCCGGACCAGTTTTGGAATAGTTTCTGGGATAGGTCTCCCATGGAAGTGGTGACGGTTGACGCGGTCGGTCGGTCGGGAGGTATGGCGTGTCTCTGGGACCCCGGGGTTTTTTCGGTTGATAACGTGGTCAAGAACCAGAACTTTATTCTTATTACGGGTCGTGTTAAGGGTGTGGATATTGTCCTGAACTTGTTATGTGTCTACGCCCCTAATGATCCTGGTAGAAGGAGACTGCTTTGGGCTAATTTAATCAATCTGAAGCCGCATTTTTCAGGCGTGTGGGTAGCCTTCGGAGACTTTAACGATGTCAGGTACAAAGAGGAACGAGTGAACTCTATTTTTGATTCTTTGGCTGCCTCAGCATTTAACGATTTCATACACACTATGGGATGGCTGGAATACCCGTTGTCGGGGGGTAATTTCACGTGTATTTCGGGGCACCGAGATGTTAAATTAAGTAAACTTGATAGGTTTCTTGTGTGTGACGATTTCATGAATAAGTGGCCTCTTGCCAAAGTCAACGTTCTCCCAAAAGGGCTCTCGGACCACTGCCCAATTTTTCTCTCCTGTATTAATTCGGATTACGGCCCACCTCCCTTCAAGTTTTATAATAGTTGGCTAGATGTGCAAGAGGTAAATAGAGTCATTACCAGGGCGGTGGGGGAGATATCTACGATCGAGAACGGTGTCGTGGCATTGGCTAATGTGTTGAGATTAATTAAAAGTAAGCTGAAGGAGTGGAAGGAAAGATCGAGGGTTATAGAAGAAAAAGATGCCATTGTCCTGAGGAAGACTTTAGCTGATCTCGAAAAAATGGCAGAAGTCGCTAGGCTTAGTGAGGAGGAAAAGAAAATCAGATTGAACTTCACTTCAAAATTAAAGGAGATGGAAGTTAAAAAAAACCAAAGATTGGCAGCAAAAGGCTCGGATCAAATGGTTGAAATATGGCGACGACAATTCATCTTTTTTTCATCACGTGGCTAA